In Mastacembelus armatus chromosome 22, fMasArm1.2, whole genome shotgun sequence, a genomic segment contains:
- the LOC113126050 gene encoding regulator of G-protein signaling 6-like isoform X1 has product MAEGSRDREQGGTGTTDPEEDSPNMIVYRKIEDIVTRIQDEKAGGVAIRTVKSFLSKIPSVVSGADIVQWLMKNLSIEDPAEAIHLGSLIAAHGYIFPISDHVLTLKDDGTLYRFQSPYFWPSNCWEPENTDYAIYLCKRTMQNKARLELADYEAENLARLQRAFARKWEFIFMQAEAQVKIDRKKDKAERKILDSQERAFWDVHRPVPGCVNTTEMDIRKCRRERNPHRVKKSVYGVPDDGQSQPSPIHISSQPTRKPTKEDVQKEITFLNLQLDRHCMKVSKVADSLMSYTEQFMEYDPFVSAIEPSNPWISDDTSFWDLEASREPSQQRVKKWGFSLEEALKDPAGREQFLKFLESEFSSENLRFWLAVQDLKRRPLQEVPSRAQEIWQEFLAEGASSSINLDSHSYERTSQNLKDPGRYSYEDAQEHIFKLMKSDSYARFLRSNIYQDLLLARKKQPADTEQGRRTSLEKFTRSVVSHLELGLFISQSTLAGSLSVAFAIITILHSVVAF; this is encoded by the exons ATTGAAGATATTGTTACACGAATACAAGATGAAAAAGCAGGAGGTGTAGCCATCCGGACCGTCAAAAGCTTCCTCTCCAAGATCCCTAGTGTGGTATcag GGGCGGACATTGTTCAGTGGCTGATGAAAAACCTCTCTATTGAGGATCCAG CTGAAGCTATCCACCTTGGGAGTCTGATTGCTGCCCATGGCTACATCTTTCCCATCTCTGACCATGTTTTGACACTTAAAGATGATGGAACGCTTTATCGCTTTCAG tCCCCATACTTCTGGCCTTCAAACTGTTGGGAGCCTGAGAACACAGACTATG CCATTTACCTGTGCAAGCGCACCATGCAGAATAAAGCCAGGCTTGAGCTTGCTGACTATGAGGCT GAAAACCTCGCTCGGCTGCAAAGGGCTTTCGCTAGGAAGTGGGAGTTCATCTTCATGCAAGCTGAGGCTCAAGTCAa GATCGACAGGAAGAAAGACAAAGCAGAGAGGAAGATCCTGGACAGCCAGGAGAGGGCGTTCTGGGACGTCCACCGGCCAGTG CCTGGCTGTGTCAACACCACAGAGATGGACATCCGCAAGTGCCGAAGAGAGAGGAACCCTCACAGGGTGAAAAAG TCAGTTTATGGGGTACCAGATGACGGCCAGAGTCAACCAAGTCCCATCCACATCAGCTCCCAGCCGACCAGGAAGCCCACCAAAGAGGACGTTCAGAAGGAG ATCACCTTCTTGAACCTGCAACTGGACAGACACTGTATGAAGGTTTCCAAAGTTGCCGACAGCCTGATGAGCTACACAGAGCAGTTCATGGAATATGACCCCTTTGTGTCAGCCATAGAGCCCTCCAACCCCTGGATCAGTGACGATACTTCCTTCTGGGACCTGGAGGCTAG CCGTGAGCCCAGCCAGCAGCGTGTGAAGAAGTGGGGCTTTTCTTTGGAGGAGGCACTGAAAGATCCGGCAGGACGAGAACAGTTTCTGAAGTTTCTGGAGTCAGAGTTCAGCTCAGAGAACCTGCG GTTCTGGTTAGCAGTGCAGGATCTGAAGAGGCGGCCGCTCCAGGAAGTGCCCTCCAGGGCTCAGGAGATCTGGCAGGAGTTTCTGGCCGAGGGAGCATCCAGCTCCATCAACCTGGACTCTCACAGCTACGAGCGCACCAGCCAGAACCTCAAAGATCCTGGACGATACAGCTATGAGGATGCTCAG GAGCACATATTCAAGCTAATGAAAAGTGACAGCTATGCACGCTTTTTGCGATCCAACATCTACCAAGACCTCCTGTTAGCCAGAAAGAAG CAGCCAGCAGACACTGAACAGGGCCGCCGCACCTCCTTGGAGAAGTTCACCCGCAGTGTGGTAAGTCATTTGGAGCTGGGGCTGTTCATATCACAAAGCACACTGGCTGGCTCACTATCAGTGGCTTTTGCAATTATAACCATATTACACTCTGTTGTGGCTTTTTAG
- the LOC113126050 gene encoding regulator of G-protein signaling 6-like isoform X3 — protein MAEGSRDREQGGTGTTDPEEDSPNMIVYRKIEDIVTRIQDEKAGGVAIRTVKSFLSKIPSVVSGADIVQWLMKNLSIEDPAEAIHLGSLIAAHGYIFPISDHVLTLKDDGTLYRFQSPYFWPSNCWEPENTDYAIYLCKRTMQNKARLELADYEAENLARLQRAFARKWEFIFMQAEAQVKIDRKKDKAERKILDSQERAFWDVHRPVPGCVNTTEMDIRKCRRERNPHRVKKSVYGVPDDGQSQPSPIHISSQPTRKPTKEDVQKEITFLNLQLDRHCMKVSKVADSLMSYTEQFMEYDPFVSAIEPSNPWISDDTSFWDLEASREPSQQRVKKWGFSLEEALKDPAGREQFLKFLESEFSSENLRFWLAVQDLKRRPLQEVPSRAQEIWQEFLAEGASSSINLDSHSYERTSQNLKDPGRYSYEDAQEHIFKLMKSDSYARFLRSNIYQDLLLARKKPADTEQGRRTSLEKFTRSVGKSLTGKRLTGLMQSS, from the exons ATTGAAGATATTGTTACACGAATACAAGATGAAAAAGCAGGAGGTGTAGCCATCCGGACCGTCAAAAGCTTCCTCTCCAAGATCCCTAGTGTGGTATcag GGGCGGACATTGTTCAGTGGCTGATGAAAAACCTCTCTATTGAGGATCCAG CTGAAGCTATCCACCTTGGGAGTCTGATTGCTGCCCATGGCTACATCTTTCCCATCTCTGACCATGTTTTGACACTTAAAGATGATGGAACGCTTTATCGCTTTCAG tCCCCATACTTCTGGCCTTCAAACTGTTGGGAGCCTGAGAACACAGACTATG CCATTTACCTGTGCAAGCGCACCATGCAGAATAAAGCCAGGCTTGAGCTTGCTGACTATGAGGCT GAAAACCTCGCTCGGCTGCAAAGGGCTTTCGCTAGGAAGTGGGAGTTCATCTTCATGCAAGCTGAGGCTCAAGTCAa GATCGACAGGAAGAAAGACAAAGCAGAGAGGAAGATCCTGGACAGCCAGGAGAGGGCGTTCTGGGACGTCCACCGGCCAGTG CCTGGCTGTGTCAACACCACAGAGATGGACATCCGCAAGTGCCGAAGAGAGAGGAACCCTCACAGGGTGAAAAAG TCAGTTTATGGGGTACCAGATGACGGCCAGAGTCAACCAAGTCCCATCCACATCAGCTCCCAGCCGACCAGGAAGCCCACCAAAGAGGACGTTCAGAAGGAG ATCACCTTCTTGAACCTGCAACTGGACAGACACTGTATGAAGGTTTCCAAAGTTGCCGACAGCCTGATGAGCTACACAGAGCAGTTCATGGAATATGACCCCTTTGTGTCAGCCATAGAGCCCTCCAACCCCTGGATCAGTGACGATACTTCCTTCTGGGACCTGGAGGCTAG CCGTGAGCCCAGCCAGCAGCGTGTGAAGAAGTGGGGCTTTTCTTTGGAGGAGGCACTGAAAGATCCGGCAGGACGAGAACAGTTTCTGAAGTTTCTGGAGTCAGAGTTCAGCTCAGAGAACCTGCG GTTCTGGTTAGCAGTGCAGGATCTGAAGAGGCGGCCGCTCCAGGAAGTGCCCTCCAGGGCTCAGGAGATCTGGCAGGAGTTTCTGGCCGAGGGAGCATCCAGCTCCATCAACCTGGACTCTCACAGCTACGAGCGCACCAGCCAGAACCTCAAAGATCCTGGACGATACAGCTATGAGGATGCTCAG GAGCACATATTCAAGCTAATGAAAAGTGACAGCTATGCACGCTTTTTGCGATCCAACATCTACCAAGACCTCCTGTTAGCCAGAAAGAAG CCAGCAGACACTGAACAGGGCCGCCGCACCTCCTTGGAGAAGTTCACCCGCAGTGTG GGCAAGTCATTGACGGGAAAGCGCTTGACAGGCTTGATGCAGTCATCCTGA
- the LOC113126050 gene encoding regulator of G-protein signaling 6-like isoform X2 yields MAEGSRDREQGGTGTTDPEEDSPNMIVYRKIEDIVTRIQDEKAGGVAIRTVKSFLSKIPSVVSGADIVQWLMKNLSIEDPAEAIHLGSLIAAHGYIFPISDHVLTLKDDGTLYRFQSPYFWPSNCWEPENTDYAIYLCKRTMQNKARLELADYEAENLARLQRAFARKWEFIFMQAEAQVKIDRKKDKAERKILDSQERAFWDVHRPVPGCVNTTEMDIRKCRRERNPHRVKKSVYGVPDDGQSQPSPIHISSQPTRKPTKEDVQKEITFLNLQLDRHCMKVSKVADSLMSYTEQFMEYDPFVSAIEPSNPWISDDTSFWDLEASREPSQQRVKKWGFSLEEALKDPAGREQFLKFLESEFSSENLRFWLAVQDLKRRPLQEVPSRAQEIWQEFLAEGASSSINLDSHSYERTSQNLKDPGRYSYEDAQEHIFKLMKSDSYARFLRSNIYQDLLLARKKQPADTEQGRRTSLEKFTRSVGKSLTGKRLTGLMQSS; encoded by the exons ATTGAAGATATTGTTACACGAATACAAGATGAAAAAGCAGGAGGTGTAGCCATCCGGACCGTCAAAAGCTTCCTCTCCAAGATCCCTAGTGTGGTATcag GGGCGGACATTGTTCAGTGGCTGATGAAAAACCTCTCTATTGAGGATCCAG CTGAAGCTATCCACCTTGGGAGTCTGATTGCTGCCCATGGCTACATCTTTCCCATCTCTGACCATGTTTTGACACTTAAAGATGATGGAACGCTTTATCGCTTTCAG tCCCCATACTTCTGGCCTTCAAACTGTTGGGAGCCTGAGAACACAGACTATG CCATTTACCTGTGCAAGCGCACCATGCAGAATAAAGCCAGGCTTGAGCTTGCTGACTATGAGGCT GAAAACCTCGCTCGGCTGCAAAGGGCTTTCGCTAGGAAGTGGGAGTTCATCTTCATGCAAGCTGAGGCTCAAGTCAa GATCGACAGGAAGAAAGACAAAGCAGAGAGGAAGATCCTGGACAGCCAGGAGAGGGCGTTCTGGGACGTCCACCGGCCAGTG CCTGGCTGTGTCAACACCACAGAGATGGACATCCGCAAGTGCCGAAGAGAGAGGAACCCTCACAGGGTGAAAAAG TCAGTTTATGGGGTACCAGATGACGGCCAGAGTCAACCAAGTCCCATCCACATCAGCTCCCAGCCGACCAGGAAGCCCACCAAAGAGGACGTTCAGAAGGAG ATCACCTTCTTGAACCTGCAACTGGACAGACACTGTATGAAGGTTTCCAAAGTTGCCGACAGCCTGATGAGCTACACAGAGCAGTTCATGGAATATGACCCCTTTGTGTCAGCCATAGAGCCCTCCAACCCCTGGATCAGTGACGATACTTCCTTCTGGGACCTGGAGGCTAG CCGTGAGCCCAGCCAGCAGCGTGTGAAGAAGTGGGGCTTTTCTTTGGAGGAGGCACTGAAAGATCCGGCAGGACGAGAACAGTTTCTGAAGTTTCTGGAGTCAGAGTTCAGCTCAGAGAACCTGCG GTTCTGGTTAGCAGTGCAGGATCTGAAGAGGCGGCCGCTCCAGGAAGTGCCCTCCAGGGCTCAGGAGATCTGGCAGGAGTTTCTGGCCGAGGGAGCATCCAGCTCCATCAACCTGGACTCTCACAGCTACGAGCGCACCAGCCAGAACCTCAAAGATCCTGGACGATACAGCTATGAGGATGCTCAG GAGCACATATTCAAGCTAATGAAAAGTGACAGCTATGCACGCTTTTTGCGATCCAACATCTACCAAGACCTCCTGTTAGCCAGAAAGAAG CAGCCAGCAGACACTGAACAGGGCCGCCGCACCTCCTTGGAGAAGTTCACCCGCAGTGTG GGCAAGTCATTGACGGGAAAGCGCTTGACAGGCTTGATGCAGTCATCCTGA